From the Streptomyces sp. Sge12 genome, the window TGTTGTTGAAGAAGACGAAGTGGCCGTCGGAGACGACCTTGCCCGTCGGGTTGACCGCGATCGCCGAGGCGTCGAGGTCGAAGTCGACACCGGTCGTCGTACGGACGTCCCAGCCGAGGCCGACCGTGACGGCAGCGAGGCCGGGGGCCTCCTTCGTGAGCGAGACGTTGCCGCCCTTGGACAGGCTGACAGCCATGGGAATGTCCCTTTCCTCATCCAACATGCACGTACAGGCGGTCAAACTACCGCTGCCCCCTATAACGCGACGAGAGGCCGGTCGGGTTCCCGTCGTGAATTGTCCGTGACGGCGAATCTCCGCGGGCCGCACGAGCGGGGCCGGTAAATGAGGGTGACGGCGGCGGTGCCGGGGGCGGATCATAGGGGCATGCCTGGTCCTTATGTCATCCGCGGTTCGGTCGTGCTCCCCGAGGGAGAGCTCGCCTGGCGGTTCTCGCGTTCCTCCGGACCGGGCGGTCAGCACGTGAACACCTCGGACTCGCGTGCGGAGCTCCTGTTCGACCTGGCGGCCACGAAGGCGCTGCCCGAGGTGTGGAAGGAGCGGGCGCTGGAGCGGCTCGCCACGAGGCTGGTGGACGGGGTGGTGACCGTACGGGCCTCCGAGCACCGCTCGCAGTTGCGCAACCGGGAGATGGCGCTGGTCCGGCTGGCCTCGCTGCTGGCCGAGGCGACGGCGCCGCCGCCGAAGCAGCGCCGGGCGACCAAGATCCCGCGCGGGATCAACGAGCGCCGGCTGCGCGAGAAGAAGGCGCGGGCCGAGACCAAGCGCGGCCGCACCGGCCGGGACTGGTAACCCCGCCCGTGCCCGACCTGCCCGGCTTACGAGCCCTGCCCGGCCCCCCGGCCCTGCCTGCCCTACCGGCCCTGCCTGTCGTGCCCGCCCTGCCTGTCGTGCCCGCCCTGCCCGGCCCCCCGGCCCAACCGGGTCTACGAGCCCAGGTGCCGGTAGCGCCCGCGGAAGTACGTCAGCGGGCCCGAGTCCGGGGCGGGCAGGCCGGCCGTCAGGACCCGGCCGACGACCAGGGTGTGGTCGCCCGCCTCGACGCGGTTCTCCGTCCGGCATTCCAGGGTCGCCAGGGCGCCGGTCAGCAGGGGTGCGCCGGAGGCCCCGCCGCGTACGTAGGGCAGGTCCGCGAAGAGCAGCCGGTCGCTGATGCGGCCCTTCATCGCGAAGCGGCCCGCGACCTGGAGCTGGTGGTCGGCGAGCACCGAGACCGCCCACAGGGGCTGTTCCGCCAGCAGGTCGTCCATCCGGGAGCCCTCGCGCAGGCTCACCAGGACCAGCGGTGGGTCCAGGGACACGGACATGAAGGCGGTCGCCGTCATACCGACGTCCTCGCCGCGCGGGCCGTCCGCCGTCAGCGGGGGCTCGTGCGCCGTGATCAGGCACACGCCCGCCGCCAGCCGGGACATCGCGGCCCGGAACTCGTCATTGCTCACTCCCTCAGCATGGGGGGTTCCGTGGGGCGCGGTGGGTACGGGGGTCGTCTTCAGCACGTTGAAACGCTAATCTCGCCCTTCCGCGCCGCACATCGGGCCCTGGTCCGAGTCGCGTCCCCGCCCCTCGGCCTAGGCCCCGGCGTATCGTTTGCTCTCGGGAATGGGAGGGAGCGCTCCCAGTCGTCGACGGACCCACAGCGCACCGATATTCACCTGATGTGACTTGAGTCACAGAGGGCAAGATTTGTTGACCCTGTGTACCTGCCGCACAGCTCACTGTGATTCAGTGGACGGGACACCGCAACGAAACGCCGATGACAAACCTGGAGTTGCTGTCGAGGTCTCGGGGAGAGCGAGCAATGGAGACCGAGTCGGAGCCGTACGTCCGTCTTGCGACCCTGCGGCAGCTGCACCGGGTGGTGGCCGAGCTCAATACGGCCAGGAGCCTGGCGGACACTCTGCAGACCGTCGTGGACGGCATCGTCGTGGGCCTCGGCTACGAACTCGCCTGTGTCAACCTCGTTCGCCCGGACGGTGATCTCGTCGTCGCCGCGTTCGCCGGCGACCCCGCCGCGGAGGCCCTCATCACCGGCCGGGTCGGCTCCCGCGCATCCTGGGAACGCCGCCTGACGATGGGTGAGAACTGGGACGGACTCAGATTCATCCCGCACACCGAGGGCTGGGTCCTCATGGAGGACGACGTCCCCCAGTGGCACACCGACGGCCCCGATCCGCGCTTCGAGGACGAGTGGCACCCCGAGGACCGGCTCTACGCCCCCATGTATGCGTCCGGCGGGGAACTTCTGGGTGTCATTTCGGTGGACAGACCGCGCAACGGCCGCCGGCCCGGCGCCTGGGGCCGTGAAGCGCTCCAGATGTACGCCTTCCAGGCGGCGATTGCGATCAGCAATGCCAGGCTCCGCGCGAACATGCAGCGCGCCCTCGTCCGGCTGGAGCGCGAGCAGCAGGCGCTGCGGGCCAGTGAAGAGTCGTTCCGCCAGGCCTTCGAGTACGCGCCCAGCGGCATGGCGATCGCCGAGATGGGCGGGGACCAGCACGGTCGGCTGCTGCGGACCAATGACGCGCTGTGCCGGCTGCTCGGCAGGCCCGCCTCCGTGCTGCGCCGCTACTCCTTCTCCGACCTGGTCCACCCCGAGGACATCGGGACGCTGCTGCGGACCTCCGCCGAGGGCGGCCGCGCCGAGCTGCGCCTGGGCCGCCGCGACGGCACGTATGTATGGGTCTCGCTGCGCAACTCCGTCGTCGCCGACGCCGCCGACGGGCCGCGGTTCCTGCTCACGCACGTCGAGGACATCGAGGAGCGCAAGCGGCACGAGCTCCAGCTCGCCCACCGCGCCAGTCACGACTCGCTGACCGGCCTGCCCAACAGCGCCGAGCTGCGGGCCCGGCTCGGCGCGCGGCTGTGCCGCAGGCCACAGTCCGTACGGGCCACCGCGGTCGAGGCGCTGGACGCGGCCTTCGAGGGGCGCGACGCCTACGAGGGCCACACGGGGCACGTGGGGCACGACGGGCTCCCGGTGGGGGCGGAGGCGGGTGGTGCCGGTGAGCACGGGTTTCACCCCGACGGCCCCGACCGCTTTCCCGGGGCCGACCCCTTCGAGTTCCCCGGGGCGCCGCCCGCCCCGTCGGACGGGCCGTACGACCACCACGTGCACACGGTGGCGCCCGCCACCGACATCGACGACGGCACGAAGGGGCTCGCGGTCCTCTTCTGCGATCTCGACGGGTTCAAGTCGATCAACGACCGGTTCGGGCACCACACGGGCGACGCGGTCCTGATCGAGGTCGCCCGGCGGCTGACGACCGGCGTCAGGGACGGTGACACCGTCGCCCGGCTGGGTGGTGATGAATTCGTCGTTCTCGCGGACGGCCTGGGCGCGGCGGACGCCGCCGACCTCGCGGTCCGGCTGCGCAACGCGATCATCCCGCCGATCAGGGTCGACGGCCGTGCGGTGCGGGTCGGAGCCAGTTTCGGCATCGGCTGGGCGAGCTGCGGGATGTCCGCGGACGAGGTGCTGCGCTCCGCCGACCAACGGATGTATATCGAGAAAAGGTCCCGGTCGAAGGCCCATCGCAGGGCCGGCTGAGGCGGTCTGCCGCTCGTGGGTGCACGTGTTCGGGGTAGGCTCCCGGGGGTCGAAAGGAGTGACCTGCGATGACGACGCCCGCGAACAACGGCCCGCACGGTGGGGCGAACAAGCCCGAGGACGACGATCCGTTCGGGTATCTCTACGCGGACGGCCAGGCTGCCGGAGCCACACCGCCAGGTCAGGGCGGCGCATACGGCTACCCGGGACCCGCGGCGGGTGGTCCTTCCGGCGCGCAGCCCGGAGTTCCCCGCACCTCGCACCACCAGGTGCGGACGGTCGGCGAGCGCCGCAACGGCGGCCAGCGCGGCCAGGTGCCCGCGCAGCAGCCCCCCGCGTACCCGCAGTACCAGGCCCCCGAAGCGCTCCAGGCGGGCGGCTACGGCGTCCCGCAGCAGGCGCAGCCCCCGCAGCACCCGACCCAGACGGTCCCCCAGCCGGGCGGTCACGGTCATGGTCACGGCGGTGGCGGTGGCTCCAGCCGCCGGGGTCTGCTGATCGCAGCGGTCGCGGTGGTCGCCGTGGTCGTGATCGGCATCGTCGCGGCGTTGCAGTTCGGCGACGAGGACAAGGGCAAGGACAACGCGTCCCCGACGGGCGGCCAGCAGTCGGCGGCCCCCCAGAAGTCCTCCAGCCCGGCCCCGAGCGAGAAGCCGTCGCAGGCCCCGCTGCCGAAGGCCGACTTCGCCGGCAGCGGCATGTCCCTCACGGGCGGTGCGGTGCTGCAGAACACGGTGCCGGGCGCGAAGAGCGAGGGCGGCCAGTACGTGGGCGGCCTCAACGCGCAGGGCGCGGCGGCCACCTGGTCGCTGGACGTCCCCAAGGCGGGCAAGTACAAGCTGAAGATGACCTACGGGGTGCCGGGCAAGGACGCCAACACCACGCTGACCATCAACGGCGAGGCGCAGACCCGGCCGGTCAACATGGCGAACTTCTCGAAGGCCGCCGCGGGCGACTGGGCCAAGGGCTGGACCAACACCTACTCGCTGGTGGAGCTCAAGCAGGGCGCCAACACGATCAAGATCTCGTGCGAGGCGGGCAACCAGTGCGATGTCGTCCTCGACCAGCTCTGGCTGGAGCAGGGCTGATCCGCCCCGCGCCCCCGTCGGCCGGCCCGGGCTAGGCCGTCGTGATCTTCACCGACCCCCGTACCTCCTCGTAGGTGCGGGGGTCGAATGCTCCCGCCACCGGGGCCAGGACCGTGGCCGCCGAGAGGGCGACCGCGCGGGTGAGGCGGGCGGGCCAGTCCAGGCCCTCGGCCACCGCCGACAGCAGGCCCGCGACCGCGGAGTCGCCGGCTCCGGTGGGGTTGCCGGCGAGCGGGCGCGGCGGGGCCGCCTGCCAGGTGCCCTCGGCGGTGGCGGCCAGCAGGCCGTCCGGGCCGAGGGAGGTGACCACCGCGTGGGCGCCGCGGCGGCGGGCGTCGCGGGTGGCGGGGAGCGGGTCGCGGGATCCGGTGAGCTCGGCCAGTTCGGCGGCGTTCGGCTTGATGATCTCGGGGCGGGCGGCGACCCCGCGGCGCAGGGCCTCGCCGCTGGTGTCCAGGAGGACGGGTACCCCGGCGGCGCGGGCCGAGCGCACGAGCAGCGCGTACGCGCCCACGGGCACGCCCGGCGGGAGGCTGCCGCACAGGGCCACGGCGCGGGCGCCGTGGACGAGGTCCTCGTAGTGCGCGAGGAAGCGCGACCACTCGGCGGCCGTGATCAGCGGGCCCGGCTCGTTGAACTGGGTGGTGTCGCCGGAGGCGGCGTCGGCCACGGCCACGGTGCGTCGGGTGGTGCCGGCGCAGGGCACCAGGGCGTCGACCACTCCGGGGGACTGGGCGAGCAGTGCGCGGACGACGGAGCCGACCGGGCCGCCGGCGAAGCCCGTCGCGGTCACCTCGTGGCCGAGGGCGGCCAGGACGTGGGCGACGTTGATCCCCTTGCCGCCGGGGCGTTCGGCGACGGCGGAGACCCGGTGCGTGGCGTGCGGAAGCAGCCGCGGCACCTGGTACGTGACGTCGAGCGCGGTGTTGAGCGTCACGGTAAGGATCATGGGCACTCCCGGGTCTGTTGCTGCCGGGATCATGCCAAACACAAGGCGGTCGGCCCAGTCCTCGGGCCGACCGTTTTCCCTGCGTACAGCCGCTTGGCCGTCAGATCGCCGGTCCTGCGGGCGGGCTGACGATCCATTCGCCGCGCCGCATGACGCCCTTGACGTCGAATGCGGCGTCCAGGACGACGAGGTCCGCGTACTTGCCGGGCTCCAGCGAGCCGATCTCGTCGTAGAGGCCGATCAGCTTGGCCGGGTTGGCGGAGATCGCCTGGACCACGGACTCCACCGGCAGGTTGTCGAGGGTCACCGAGCGCTTGAAGGCGGTGTCCAGGGTCAGCGTCGAGCCGGCGATCGAGCCGCCCTCCACGAGCCGGGCCACGCCGTGCTTGACCTCGACCTCCAGCGGGCCGAGGTGGTAGGTCCCGTCGCCGAAGCCGGCCGCGTCCATCGCGTCGGTGATCAGCGCCACACGGTGCGCGCCCGCGTGGTGGAAGGCCAGTTCCAGGGCCGCCGGGTGCAGGTGGGTGCCGTCGTTGATCAGCTCGACGGTGATCCGCTCGTCCTCCAGCAGCGCGGCGATCGGGCCGGGCTCGCGGTGGGCGAGGGGCGGCATCGCGTTGAAGAGGTGGGTGGCCACCGTCGCGCCCGCGTCGATGGCGGCGCGGGTCTGCTCGTAGGTGGCGTCCGTGTGGCCGATCGCGGCGATGACCCCGTGCTCGGCGAGCAGCCGGACGGAGTCCAGGCCGCCCGGCAGTTCGGTGGCGAGGGTGAACATGCGGGCGGCGCCGTGCGCGGCGTCGATCAGCTTGCGGACCTCGGCCGGGTCGGGGTCGCGGAGCAGGTCCTCCTTGTGCGCGCCCTTGCGGCAGGGGTTGATGAAGGGCCCCTCGAAGTGGATGCCGGCGATCTCGCCCGCTTGCGTCAGTTCGGCGAGCAGGGCGGCGCGGCGGGCCAGTTCGTCGAGGTCCCCGGTGACGGTGGAGGCGACGAGGGTGGTGGTGCCGTGCTCGCGGTGGGTGCGGACGCCCTTGAGGACGTCCTCGGCGGTGCCGGAGGTGAAGGAGGCGCCGCCGCCCCCGTGGTTGTGCATGTCGACGAAGCCCGGGACGATCCAGTGCCCGGACAGGTCGACGGTGGTGGTGGCGTCGTGGGCGCTGCCCGCGATGCGGTCGCCGTCGACGATGACCCGGCCGCCCGCCACCGTGCCGGTGGGCAGCACCACCCTGGCGCCCGAAAGAACAGTGCTGTGTGCGCTTCCGGACATCAGGCCGGTACCTCCGTGGCGAGTAGGTCCCAGGCGAGCAGCCCTGCGCCCAGGCATCCGGCGGTGTCCCCGAGGGCCGCCGGCACGATGTGGGGGAGCCGCTGGAACGTCACGCGCTCCTCCACGGCCGTCCGTAGTGGTGTGAACAAGGTTTCCCCCGCCTCCGCCAGCCCGCCACCGATGATCAGCGTGCGCGGGTCCAGCAGGGTGATCGCGGTGACCAGGCCGTCGGCGAGGGCGCCGACGGCGGCCAGCCACACCTCCCGGGCGCGCGCGTCGCCGGACTCGACGGCCTTGGCGCAGTCCGCCGCGTCGGCCTCGGGGTCGCCGGAGGCGGCCGCCCAGGCGCGGCTGACGGCCGCGGCGGAGGCGAGGGTCTCCAGGCAGCCGTGCTGGCCGCAGCCGCAGGCGGGGCCGCCGGGGCGCACCACGATGTGCCCGATCTCGCCCGCGTAGCCGTGGGCGCCGGCCTCGATGCGGCCGGCGATGCCGATGGCTCCGGCGATGCCGGTGCCCAGCGGGACGAAGAGGAAGCGGTCGGCGCCCCGGCCGGCGCCGATGCGGCCCTCCGCGAGTCCGCCCGTGCGCACGTCGTGGCCGAGGGCCACCGGGATGCCGCCGAGGCGTCTGCTGAGCAGGGTCCGCATCGGTACGTCCCGCCAGCCGAGGTTCGCCGCGTAGACGGCGATCCCGTGCTCGGAGTCGACGATGCCGGGGACGGCGACGCCGGCGGCCGACGCGGGCCGCCCGAAGCGGTCCCGGCCGGTGTCGAGCAGCTCGGCGGCGAAGTCCTGGATCGTCTCGACGACGGCGTCGGGGCCCCGGTCGCGGCCGGTGGCGCGGCGCGCTTCGTGGAGCAGGGTGCCGTCCTCGGCGACGAGGGCGGCCTTCATCCCGGTGCCGCCCACATCGAGGGCGATGACGTGTTTCACGGGTTTCACAGAGACAGTCTCGCGTGCTCGGCGGGGAAAGGTCTAGTCCATTGAGGGGGATTGTTGAGTGGCCATACAAAATCGGGACCCCGGTCGGGAGCCCGATGTGGACGAGCCGCCAAAGTGGTGTAGACCTTACGTGGATCGTACGTACAACAAGGGGTGGATGGAGAACTGTGAACGGCCGTTACCTGAGCCTGGCCGCGTCCGGCGCCGCACTGTGCCTGACAGCCGTGACGCTGACGGGCTGCGGAGCCGTCGGAGGACTCACCGGAGACAACGAGGTGACCCTGCGGGTCGTGGCGGCCGACTACGGGGACAATCCGCAGAACTCCTCGCAGGCCTACTGGAAGGACCTCGCCGCGGGCTTCGAGCAGGCCAACCCGGGCACCAAGGTCGAGGTCAGCGTCTACTCCTGGTCCGAGGTCGACGCCAAGGTCGCCGAGATGGTCAAGGCCGGCAAGGCCCCCGACATAGCCCAGATCGGCGCCTACGCCGACTACGCGGCCGCCGACAAGCTGTACTCGACGGCCGAGCTGCTCTCCGTGAAGACCGAGGCCGACTTCCTGGGCCCGCTCGCGGACGCCGGCAAGGTCAAGCAGGTCCAGTACGGGATGCCCTTCGTGGCCAGTACCCGGCTGCTCTTCTACAACGAGAAGCTGCTGGCCGACGCCGGAGTGATCGGCAAGGACGCCAAGGGCTGGCAGCCGAAGAGCTGGGCGGACCTGGAGGCGGCCGCCAAGAAGCTCAAGGCCGCGGGCGTGCCCACCCCCTTCGCGCTGCCGCTGGGCCGCGAGGAGGCGCAGGCCGAGACGATGATGTGGATGCTCGCGGGCGGTGGCGGCTACACCGACAACGAGGAGCAGTACTCCATCGACTCCGCCGACAACGTCAAGGCGCTGGAGTTCCTGCGGGACAAGATGGTCGGCCAGGGCCTGACCGGCCCCGTCGAGCCCGGCAAGCTGGACCGGCAGGCCGCCTTCGAAGGCTTCACCAAGGGCGAGGTCGGCATGCTCAACGGGCACCCGACGCTGCTCAAGCAGGCCGAGGCCAAGGGTGTGAAGTTCGGCATGGTGCCGCTGCCGACCGCCACCGGCTCCGAGGAGCCCGCCATGGGCGTCGCGGACTGGATCATGGCCTTCAAGACCGGCCACCGCGAGCAGTCCGGCAAGTTCCTGGACTTCCTGTACCAGCCGAAGAACGTGACGGCCTTCACCGACAAGTACGACCTGCTGCCCGCCACCACCAGCGGCTACCAGGCCAAGCAGACCGCGACCGCCGGCAACGCCCCGCAGCTGAAGCCCTTCCTGACGGCCCTGCCCGGCTCGCGGCTCTACCCGGTCGGCAAGAAGTCCTGGGCCGGCGTCAGCGAGGACATCAAGCAGAACATCGGCAAGACCGTCCAGCCGGGCGGACAGCCGGCGAAGGTCCTCGAGGACATCGCGACGGCCGCCCGCGCGGCGGACCCGCGCTGAGCAGTGGCGCCGCGCCGGGTGTCAGACGGCGGCGTTAATCTGGCGGTATGACGGACGAGGGGCAGCTGACGGCCACCGAGGCCGCGGTGCTCGCG encodes:
- the nagA gene encoding N-acetylglucosamine-6-phosphate deacetylase, whose product is MSGSAHSTVLSGARVVLPTGTVAGGRVIVDGDRIAGSAHDATTTVDLSGHWIVPGFVDMHNHGGGGASFTSGTAEDVLKGVRTHREHGTTTLVASTVTGDLDELARRAALLAELTQAGEIAGIHFEGPFINPCRKGAHKEDLLRDPDPAEVRKLIDAAHGAARMFTLATELPGGLDSVRLLAEHGVIAAIGHTDATYEQTRAAIDAGATVATHLFNAMPPLAHREPGPIAALLEDERITVELINDGTHLHPAALELAFHHAGAHRVALITDAMDAAGFGDGTYHLGPLEVEVKHGVARLVEGGSIAGSTLTLDTAFKRSVTLDNLPVESVVQAISANPAKLIGLYDEIGSLEPGKYADLVVLDAAFDVKGVMRRGEWIVSPPAGPAI
- a CDS encoding 1-phosphofructokinase family hexose kinase, whose protein sequence is MILTVTLNTALDVTYQVPRLLPHATHRVSAVAERPGGKGINVAHVLAALGHEVTATGFAGGPVGSVVRALLAQSPGVVDALVPCAGTTRRTVAVADAASGDTTQFNEPGPLITAAEWSRFLAHYEDLVHGARAVALCGSLPPGVPVGAYALLVRSARAAGVPVLLDTSGEALRRGVAARPEIIKPNAAELAELTGSRDPLPATRDARRRGAHAVVTSLGPDGLLAATAEGTWQAAPPRPLAGNPTGAGDSAVAGLLSAVAEGLDWPARLTRAVALSAATVLAPVAGAFDPRTYEEVRGSVKITTA
- the cdgB gene encoding diguanylate cyclase CdgB — encoded protein: METESEPYVRLATLRQLHRVVAELNTARSLADTLQTVVDGIVVGLGYELACVNLVRPDGDLVVAAFAGDPAAEALITGRVGSRASWERRLTMGENWDGLRFIPHTEGWVLMEDDVPQWHTDGPDPRFEDEWHPEDRLYAPMYASGGELLGVISVDRPRNGRRPGAWGREALQMYAFQAAIAISNARLRANMQRALVRLEREQQALRASEESFRQAFEYAPSGMAIAEMGGDQHGRLLRTNDALCRLLGRPASVLRRYSFSDLVHPEDIGTLLRTSAEGGRAELRLGRRDGTYVWVSLRNSVVADAADGPRFLLTHVEDIEERKRHELQLAHRASHDSLTGLPNSAELRARLGARLCRRPQSVRATAVEALDAAFEGRDAYEGHTGHVGHDGLPVGAEAGGAGEHGFHPDGPDRFPGADPFEFPGAPPAPSDGPYDHHVHTVAPATDIDDGTKGLAVLFCDLDGFKSINDRFGHHTGDAVLIEVARRLTTGVRDGDTVARLGGDEFVVLADGLGAADAADLAVRLRNAIIPPIRVDGRAVRVGASFGIGWASCGMSADEVLRSADQRMYIEKRSRSKAHRRAG
- a CDS encoding flavin reductase family protein, which translates into the protein MLKTTPVPTAPHGTPHAEGVSNDEFRAAMSRLAAGVCLITAHEPPLTADGPRGEDVGMTATAFMSVSLDPPLVLVSLREGSRMDDLLAEQPLWAVSVLADHQLQVAGRFAMKGRISDRLLFADLPYVRGGASGAPLLTGALATLECRTENRVEAGDHTLVVGRVLTAGLPAPDSGPLTYFRGRYRHLGS
- a CDS encoding extracellular solute-binding protein, encoding MNGRYLSLAASGAALCLTAVTLTGCGAVGGLTGDNEVTLRVVAADYGDNPQNSSQAYWKDLAAGFEQANPGTKVEVSVYSWSEVDAKVAEMVKAGKAPDIAQIGAYADYAAADKLYSTAELLSVKTEADFLGPLADAGKVKQVQYGMPFVASTRLLFYNEKLLADAGVIGKDAKGWQPKSWADLEAAAKKLKAAGVPTPFALPLGREEAQAETMMWMLAGGGGYTDNEEQYSIDSADNVKALEFLRDKMVGQGLTGPVEPGKLDRQAAFEGFTKGEVGMLNGHPTLLKQAEAKGVKFGMVPLPTATGSEEPAMGVADWIMAFKTGHREQSGKFLDFLYQPKNVTAFTDKYDLLPATTSGYQAKQTATAGNAPQLKPFLTALPGSRLYPVGKKSWAGVSEDIKQNIGKTVQPGGQPAKVLEDIATAARAADPR
- a CDS encoding CBM35 domain-containing protein, whose translation is MTTPANNGPHGGANKPEDDDPFGYLYADGQAAGATPPGQGGAYGYPGPAAGGPSGAQPGVPRTSHHQVRTVGERRNGGQRGQVPAQQPPAYPQYQAPEALQAGGYGVPQQAQPPQHPTQTVPQPGGHGHGHGGGGGSSRRGLLIAAVAVVAVVVIGIVAALQFGDEDKGKDNASPTGGQQSAAPQKSSSPAPSEKPSQAPLPKADFAGSGMSLTGGAVLQNTVPGAKSEGGQYVGGLNAQGAAATWSLDVPKAGKYKLKMTYGVPGKDANTTLTINGEAQTRPVNMANFSKAAAGDWAKGWTNTYSLVELKQGANTIKISCEAGNQCDVVLDQLWLEQG
- the arfB gene encoding alternative ribosome rescue aminoacyl-tRNA hydrolase ArfB — protein: MPGPYVIRGSVVLPEGELAWRFSRSSGPGGQHVNTSDSRAELLFDLAATKALPEVWKERALERLATRLVDGVVTVRASEHRSQLRNREMALVRLASLLAEATAPPPKQRRATKIPRGINERRLREKKARAETKRGRTGRDW
- a CDS encoding ROK family protein, with amino-acid sequence MKHVIALDVGGTGMKAALVAEDGTLLHEARRATGRDRGPDAVVETIQDFAAELLDTGRDRFGRPASAAGVAVPGIVDSEHGIAVYAANLGWRDVPMRTLLSRRLGGIPVALGHDVRTGGLAEGRIGAGRGADRFLFVPLGTGIAGAIGIAGRIEAGAHGYAGEIGHIVVRPGGPACGCGQHGCLETLASAAAVSRAWAAASGDPEADAADCAKAVESGDARAREVWLAAVGALADGLVTAITLLDPRTLIIGGGLAEAGETLFTPLRTAVEERVTFQRLPHIVPAALGDTAGCLGAGLLAWDLLATEVPA